From Proteiniborus sp. MB09-C3, the proteins below share one genomic window:
- a CDS encoding ABC transporter permease: MKILLWAERLKLKRSKILWITVFSAAMVAIIVFMQGQFLYNGQRYVDQVGWYMNATQSLGSLYVFPAIIALMGSYIICREDQDDTMKSLALVPVDLSKLVGAKMIVIAIFAVSIYAFVYIITLVVEVALHISLLDLGTVLDFAKIYFLEGIGLFLAISPIIAIVYRLKKGYWLALIFTEIYSFMGLFMGMQSTLRFVYPITAVFCVSGYYESTPVQFVISMLSLSVCGTLSLMILRGLNKKHSM; this comes from the coding sequence ATGAAAATATTGTTATGGGCAGAAAGATTGAAGCTGAAACGCTCAAAAATACTGTGGATTACTGTTTTTTCCGCTGCCATGGTAGCAATCATCGTATTTATGCAGGGACAGTTTTTATATAATGGCCAACGTTACGTTGACCAAGTCGGATGGTATATGAATGCAACACAATCCTTGGGTAGCTTGTATGTATTTCCTGCAATTATAGCCTTGATGGGAAGCTATATCATTTGCAGGGAGGATCAGGATGATACGATGAAGTCACTTGCCCTAGTGCCTGTTGATCTTTCCAAATTAGTAGGAGCCAAGATGATTGTCATAGCGATTTTCGCGGTCTCAATATATGCTTTTGTGTATATCATTACTTTGGTTGTAGAGGTAGCACTTCATATATCTTTACTTGATTTAGGTACAGTGCTTGACTTTGCTAAAATATATTTCTTAGAAGGCATTGGTTTATTTCTTGCTATATCTCCTATCATAGCCATTGTATACAGATTAAAAAAAGGATACTGGCTTGCTTTGATATTTACAGAAATTTATTCGTTCATGGGGCTTTTCATGGGAATGCAAAGTACATTGCGCTTTGTCTATCCAATTACAGCAGTCTTTTGTGTGTCAGGCTATTATGAATCAACACCTGTCCAATTTGTTATCAGCATGTTAAGCTTGTCGGTCTGTGGTACATTATCATTAATGATTTTACGTGGGTTGAATAAGAAACATAGCATGTAG
- a CDS encoding ABC transporter permease has product MLNLIQTEFLKLRRRKFIWLMLLASILMPLIGIFYFSASGTAEISPMKFYKWTAFSYTPWIILPIVLGMLCTMLMYDENQNDMLKQLWIIPISKMRYFFSKFAIVFFYSICFMLFASVGSILAGVLTEIISLTADSVLFLFIKCLEIGILVPFAMIPVLAVAASQKGYILPVCVTIVYTFLGFILLMINMYIHPLSSMTAILVRNIQGVDLIAPIHLGKAFLCIGIWGIVSTVWANCMLKKRK; this is encoded by the coding sequence TTGCTTAATCTAATTCAGACAGAATTTCTAAAGCTCCGTCGCAGAAAATTTATTTGGCTGATGTTACTTGCATCCATACTCATGCCGCTTATTGGAATATTCTATTTCAGTGCATCAGGTACGGCAGAAATCTCACCAATGAAATTTTACAAATGGACTGCTTTTTCCTACACACCGTGGATAATCCTTCCTATCGTGTTAGGAATGCTCTGCACAATGCTGATGTATGATGAAAATCAAAATGATATGCTAAAGCAGCTATGGATTATTCCAATTAGCAAAATGAGATACTTTTTCAGTAAATTTGCCATAGTATTTTTCTATTCCATTTGCTTCATGTTGTTTGCTTCTGTGGGTTCCATTCTAGCGGGGGTACTGACCGAAATAATATCATTAACGGCAGACAGCGTGCTATTCTTGTTTATCAAGTGCTTGGAAATTGGAATTTTAGTGCCTTTTGCCATGATACCTGTTCTAGCTGTGGCTGCCTCGCAAAAGGGTTATATTTTGCCGGTATGTGTAACTATCGTCTATACGTTTCTTGGCTTTATTCTGCTCATGATAAATATGTACATTCATCCACTTTCAAGCATGACTGCCATCCTTGTGAGAAATATTCAGGGTGTTGATTTGATAGCTCCTATACATTTAGGTAAAGCCTTTTTGTGTATAGGAATATGGGGGATAGTCTCAACTGTTTGGGCAAATTGTATGCTTAAGAAAAGAAAGTAG
- a CDS encoding ABC transporter ATP-binding protein has protein sequence MDNLIIETQQLTKVYGEQTAVNKVNLHVQKGRIYGLLGRNGAGKTTIMKMILGLTSVTSGEAYVFGQNIKGNEKRIYPRIGAIIETPGFYPNLTGTENLEIFSKLRGTSKPNAVKESLEVVGLPYKDKKVFSKYSLGMKQRLGIANAILHDPELLILDEPTNGLDPIGIAEVRKFIRDLCVERGKTVLISSHILSEIALLADDIGIIHNGILLEENSLAELQKKNNKYILLQVSDTAKATLVLERRFHIKEYSVQDTHTLRLYDTTLDMGEINKALMLENISVTGSQLCNDTLEDYFKKVTGGEGIA, from the coding sequence ATGGATAATCTTATTATTGAAACTCAGCAGTTGACAAAAGTATATGGGGAACAAACTGCCGTAAATAAAGTCAATCTTCATGTACAAAAAGGACGTATTTATGGGCTGCTTGGCAGGAATGGAGCGGGCAAAACCACCATTATGAAAATGATTTTAGGCCTTACCTCCGTTACCTCCGGCGAAGCCTATGTTTTTGGACAGAACATCAAAGGTAATGAGAAGCGTATTTATCCTCGTATTGGGGCAATCATAGAAACGCCTGGCTTTTATCCTAATTTGACGGGAACGGAAAATCTTGAAATCTTTTCGAAACTGCGCGGAACTTCGAAACCGAATGCGGTAAAAGAATCCCTTGAAGTTGTAGGTTTGCCATATAAGGACAAAAAAGTGTTCAGCAAATATTCTCTTGGAATGAAACAACGTCTTGGAATTGCTAACGCCATTCTGCATGATCCTGAACTTCTTATATTGGATGAACCAACAAATGGACTTGACCCTATCGGTATTGCCGAAGTCAGGAAATTTATACGGGATTTGTGTGTAGAACGAGGAAAAACAGTTTTAATCTCCAGCCATATTCTTTCTGAAATTGCACTGTTGGCTGATGATATCGGTATTATTCATAACGGTATTTTACTGGAAGAAAATAGCTTAGCAGAACTTCAAAAGAAAAACAACAAGTATATTCTGCTACAAGTCTCTGATACGGCAAAGGCTACACTAGTATTAGAGCGGAGGTTCCATATAAAAGAATATTCGGTACAGGACACCCATACGCTGAGGCTTTATGACACGACACTTGATATGGGTGAAATCAACAAGGCACTAATGCTTGAAAATATTTCTGTAACAGGTTCACAGCTTTGCAATGATACTCTAGAGGATTATTTTAAAAAGGTCACAGGAGGAGAAGGCATTGCTTAA
- a CDS encoding ABC transporter permease, protein MWTIIQTELLKLKRKKMMIGIFILTTLLAVFAIERACSISRGSSYMDSFGDLYTLAFKNLSIIYLPIVLGMFATSLFFDEHKNDTLKELLIIPVSKGQLYFSKIITVFLLSLGLCLYTYVFTVLGGFMAGGFPDFNMQTIWQAFILFAEGGILVPLAMLPIVFLAVLGQKSYLLPIGATLLYLLPIIILPAPLMGIHPLASVLCVYSYSSPAAADMVNGMARVIEGVSSTPGYVLALINLIIVSILSSVLSVIVLKKQNL, encoded by the coding sequence ATGTGGACAATTATTCAGACTGAATTATTAAAACTGAAACGTAAGAAAATGATGATAGGTATCTTTATTTTGACAACGCTGCTGGCTGTTTTTGCAATTGAACGTGCCTGCAGTATTTCCAGAGGAAGCAGCTATATGGATAGCTTTGGGGATTTATATACATTGGCTTTTAAAAATCTTAGTATAATTTATCTTCCTATTGTGCTAGGCATGTTCGCTACCTCATTATTCTTTGACGAGCATAAGAATGATACACTAAAAGAATTGCTGATTATACCTGTTTCTAAAGGACAGCTATATTTTTCTAAAATCATAACTGTATTTTTACTGTCCTTGGGGCTGTGTTTGTACACATATGTGTTTACCGTATTAGGTGGATTTATGGCGGGAGGTTTTCCTGACTTTAATATGCAAACAATCTGGCAAGCATTCATTTTATTTGCAGAAGGAGGTATTCTTGTTCCGCTTGCCATGTTGCCTATTGTTTTTTTGGCTGTACTAGGACAAAAAAGCTATCTTTTGCCGATTGGAGCAACTCTTTTGTATCTGCTCCCTATCATTATTCTGCCTGCCCCTCTCATGGGTATTCATCCCTTGGCAAGTGTATTATGTGTTTACAGCTATTCATCCCCAGCTGCGGCAGATATGGTAAACGGAATGGCACGAGTCATAGAGGGAGTATCCTCAACTCCTGGATATGTCCTTGCTTTAATTAATTTAATAATAGTCAGTATTTTATCAAGTGTGCTTTCTGTTATAGTACTTAAAAAGCAAAATCTTTAA
- a CDS encoding HAMP domain-containing sensor histidine kinase, with the protein MNLTLIFLFSTFLCICIIVYLATKLCRVKEQLSIIKEALEDIKSGNLNRRILARKNDMTKTICYNINEIAIDNQAQLIKLKQSEQAYKRLMTSLSHDVKTPLTSLVGYLEAIQEKIVTGEEKEEYIGVALDKAHHLKDFVESLFEWVKLDAKEQIFQFEICDLNELSRNILADWIPMLEDKQFAYEIEIPDEECSIQLDCNAYTRIINNLLQNALLHSEGDRIDIQILEDEKQVNIIVADNGKGIPKKDLPHIFERLYQGDESRMVSGNGLGLSIAQELVTVHGGTICAERSPYGGTTFIITFPKAL; encoded by the coding sequence ATGAATTTGACATTGATTTTCCTTTTCTCTACCTTTCTATGTATTTGTATCATTGTCTATCTTGCGACAAAGCTCTGTCGTGTAAAGGAACAGCTTTCTATTATTAAGGAGGCCTTGGAAGATATAAAAAGTGGAAATCTGAACAGACGCATTCTTGCGAGAAAAAACGATATGACAAAAACAATTTGCTACAATATCAATGAAATTGCCATCGACAATCAGGCACAGCTTATCAAGCTGAAGCAATCTGAGCAAGCCTATAAGCGCCTCATGACTAGTCTTTCCCATGATGTTAAAACACCATTAACTTCCTTAGTCGGCTACTTGGAGGCCATACAGGAAAAGATTGTGACAGGGGAAGAAAAAGAGGAATATATTGGTGTAGCTTTAGATAAGGCACATCACCTAAAGGACTTCGTAGAATCTTTGTTTGAGTGGGTAAAGCTAGATGCCAAAGAGCAGATATTTCAATTTGAAATTTGTGATTTAAATGAGCTGTCCCGAAATATTTTAGCAGACTGGATACCAATGTTGGAGGATAAACAATTTGCTTATGAGATTGAAATTCCTGATGAGGAATGTAGCATACAATTAGACTGCAACGCTTACACGCGTATAATAAATAATCTGCTTCAAAATGCACTTTTGCATAGTGAAGGAGATAGAATTGACATTCAAATTTTAGAAGATGAGAAGCAAGTGAATATCATCGTAGCGGACAATGGGAAAGGTATACCTAAAAAGGATCTGCCCCATATTTTTGAACGGCTGTATCAAGGTGATGAATCTCGCATGGTTAGTGGAAATGGCCTTGGCCTATCCATTGCTCAGGAACTTGTCACAGTACACGGTGGTACGATTTGTGCAGAACGTTCTCCATATGGTGGTACAACATTTATCATAACATTTCCGAAAGCCCTGTAA
- a CDS encoding response regulator transcription factor, producing MANRVLIIDDDIELCALMRKCVMQEELEADIAYTGKAGLLKITEQNDAYCLVILDVMLPGMNGFQVLAEIRKSSIVPILMLTAKGDEIDKVTGLRLGADDYLTKPFSINELMARMESLIRRYTTFNQTAPTDILNFKNMMIDKENRTVCVNGESVDLTGKEFDLLVFLASNKGRVFTKKQIYTQVWEGEYALDDNNIMSFISKLRKKIEPDAGHPFYILTIHGVGYRFNKEA from the coding sequence ATGGCAAATAGAGTTTTAATCATAGATGATGATATAGAGCTTTGCGCATTGATGAGAAAATGTGTTATGCAAGAGGAATTGGAAGCCGATATTGCCTATACGGGCAAGGCAGGACTATTAAAAATCACAGAACAAAATGACGCATATTGCCTTGTGATTCTGGATGTTATGCTGCCTGGTATGAATGGCTTTCAGGTCTTAGCTGAAATACGAAAAAGCAGTATCGTTCCTATACTCATGCTGACAGCTAAAGGCGATGAAATAGATAAAGTGACAGGCTTGCGTCTTGGGGCAGATGATTACTTGACAAAGCCATTTAGTATCAATGAACTGATGGCACGAATGGAATCCCTCATACGCCGATACACAACATTTAATCAAACTGCGCCCACTGATATTCTTAACTTTAAGAATATGATGATTGACAAGGAAAACCGAACTGTCTGCGTAAACGGAGAATCAGTTGATCTTACTGGAAAGGAATTTGATTTGTTGGTGTTTTTGGCCTCAAATAAAGGACGTGTTTTTACTAAAAAGCAAATCTACACCCAGGTTTGGGAAGGCGAGTATGCTCTTGATGATAACAATATCATGTCTTTTATCAGCAAGCTGCGAAAAAAGATTGAGCCAGATGCGGGACATCCTTTTTATATACTAACCATACATGGTGTTGGCTATCGCTTTAATAAAGAGGCATAG
- a CDS encoding TetR/AcrR family transcriptional regulator, protein MNIREEQKEKRRNEILNAGMDLFIRKGYYATKVSDIADQVGMSVGLLFHYFASKEKLYEELISLGISGPMSIMAHTEKEPLAFFEDITRQIFHYIKAEPFTAKMFILMSRAFYNEATPDCVKEMLASFNIYKPTSELILKGQKGGTIRSGDPYALSIAFWSAVRGIAEEIALNPNSPCPNSDWIIDIIRR, encoded by the coding sequence GTGAATATTCGTGAAGAACAAAAAGAAAAGCGGAGAAACGAGATACTGAATGCAGGAATGGATTTGTTCATACGTAAAGGATATTATGCTACAAAAGTAAGTGATATTGCAGATCAAGTTGGAATGAGTGTTGGATTATTGTTTCATTATTTCGCTTCAAAGGAAAAACTATATGAAGAATTGATAAGCCTTGGTATTTCAGGACCTATGAGTATTATGGCTCATACAGAAAAGGAACCCCTTGCCTTTTTTGAAGATATTACAAGGCAAATTTTTCACTATATCAAAGCCGAACCATTCACTGCAAAGATGTTTATACTAATGAGCCGAGCCTTTTATAATGAAGCAACTCCTGACTGTGTCAAAGAGATGCTTGCCAGCTTTAATATTTACAAGCCGACTTCTGAGCTAATTTTGAAAGGTCAGAAAGGAGGTACTATCCGTAGCGGTGACCCTTATGCCCTTTCAATTGCTTTTTGGTCTGCTGTAAGGGGTATTGCGGAGGAAATTGCACTTAATCCAAATTCACCATGTCCTAATAGTGATTGGATTATTGATATAATAAGGAGGTAA
- a CDS encoding NAD(P)/FAD-dependent oxidoreductase, translating into MKKVIIIGGGIAGLTAGVYACQSGFDVTIYEAHSIPGGASTSWKRKGYLFEGGMHWLTGSSPKTAFHKLWREVGALDDNTTIYTRDPFFAFEDNGKTAFLYRDIDKLQSHLIKLSPEDEKEIIRLCRDLRKFMKVDMPITDIKNIKVKEKSTIPISKLISMIPAFFRMSFYSNQTVKEYAMRYKNPFLQKLFRNIVGGDNNATSMLFTLSTLAKGDGGYPSGGSLAMAGRMAKRFEALGGIIKYNSKVERIIIKNGSVKSIIFNGAEISADAVIIAQDTLAAIDTLFDSPLREPWADKMRSEIKPMLNTFICLGIKEDLSDVHESIVFTSDTPVICAGEEIKEISINNYATYEGYAPKGCTAITSILAGDSYEWWKEQKINGTYESEKQKLAENFIDVLAKKYPQIAGRVEVCDIATPLTYERYLNSYKGSWMSIMGKGVKMQSYPSKPESISNLYFAGHRLIIPGGLPIALETGRKAVQYLCRDTNMVFQGNA; encoded by the coding sequence ATGAAAAAGGTTATTATTATCGGTGGTGGTATTGCTGGGCTAACAGCAGGCGTATATGCCTGCCAAAGTGGTTTTGATGTGACGATTTATGAGGCCCATTCCATTCCAGGTGGTGCATCTACAAGCTGGAAAAGAAAAGGATATCTTTTTGAAGGTGGCATGCATTGGCTGACAGGCTCTTCTCCGAAAACCGCCTTCCATAAGCTTTGGCGTGAAGTCGGGGCATTGGATGATAATACTACCATTTATACTCGAGATCCATTTTTCGCCTTTGAGGATAATGGAAAGACAGCTTTCTTGTATCGGGATATTGATAAGCTGCAGTCTCATTTGATTAAGTTGTCACCGGAAGATGAAAAGGAAATAATCCGCCTTTGCAGGGATTTAAGAAAATTTATGAAGGTAGATATGCCGATTACCGATATTAAGAACATAAAGGTTAAAGAAAAGTCCACTATACCGATATCAAAACTGATTTCTATGATTCCTGCATTTTTTAGAATGTCTTTCTACTCAAATCAAACGGTAAAAGAATATGCAATGCGGTACAAAAATCCTTTTCTACAAAAATTGTTCAGAAATATTGTCGGCGGTGATAACAATGCCACAAGCATGTTGTTTACATTGTCAACTCTTGCAAAGGGTGACGGAGGATATCCTTCAGGTGGCTCACTTGCTATGGCTGGCAGGATGGCAAAACGGTTTGAAGCTTTAGGTGGTATAATAAAATATAATAGTAAAGTTGAAAGGATTATAATTAAAAACGGTAGTGTTAAGAGTATTATTTTTAACGGAGCAGAAATTTCTGCAGATGCGGTTATCATCGCACAAGATACACTGGCTGCGATTGATACTCTATTTGACAGTCCACTTAGAGAACCATGGGCGGATAAAATGCGTTCTGAAATCAAACCTATGCTAAATACTTTTATTTGTTTAGGCATCAAAGAGGACTTGTCGGATGTTCATGAGAGTATAGTCTTTACAAGTGATACTCCGGTAATCTGTGCTGGAGAAGAAATCAAGGAAATCAGTATAAATAACTATGCGACTTACGAAGGCTATGCTCCAAAGGGATGTACTGCCATTACTTCTATACTTGCAGGAGATAGTTATGAGTGGTGGAAAGAGCAGAAGATAAATGGTACATATGAATCAGAAAAACAAAAGCTTGCAGAAAACTTCATTGATGTTTTAGCTAAAAAATATCCTCAGATTGCTGGTAGGGTAGAAGTGTGTGATATCGCTACTCCTTTGACTTATGAACGCTATCTGAATTCTTATAAAGGTTCATGGATGTCGATTATGGGTAAAGGTGTAAAAATGCAGTCCTATCCTTCAAAACCTGAAAGTATATCCAATCTTTATTTTGCGGGCCACCGACTTATAATTCCCGGTGGACTTCCTATTGCCCTTGAAACGGGACGAAAAGCAGTACAATATTTATGCAGAGATACCAATATGGTATTTCAGGGGAATGCTTAG
- a CDS encoding metallophosphoesterase produces MKIAVISDTHGHVQDSINALNKIDGIDLIIHLGDYSKDVKDIKEAFDTTIINVKGNCDHYDFDTPDDNIIEIKGKKIFMSHGDLYRVKHGLNDIYYKAKELNADVALFGHSHTSTLIEHDGILFLNPGSPTLPRAGTSKSIGMLYVDDNNVRGEIVTI; encoded by the coding sequence ATGAAAATAGCAGTAATAAGTGATACTCATGGACATGTACAGGATTCAATAAACGCGTTGAATAAAATAGATGGTATTGATTTGATTATACATCTTGGAGACTACTCAAAGGATGTAAAGGATATAAAAGAAGCTTTTGATACCACAATCATTAATGTAAAGGGAAATTGTGATCATTACGATTTTGATACCCCAGATGACAATATTATCGAAATAAAAGGTAAAAAAATATTTATGTCTCATGGAGATCTATATAGAGTAAAGCATGGATTGAATGATATATACTATAAAGCTAAGGAACTAAATGCAGATGTGGCTTTGTTTGGACATAGTCATACTTCAACTCTAATAGAACATGACGGAATTCTTTTTCTAAACCCAGGAAGCCCTACTTTACCTAGAGCAGGTACATCAAAGAGTATAGGAATGCTATATGTAGACGATAACAATGTCAGAGGAGAAATAGTGACCATTTAG
- a CDS encoding XTP/dITP diphosphatase, which translates to MSRKTLIVSSDNSHKIMEIRDILKDLPITVLSKTEAGYGDIEVIEDGDTLEENATKKAVEIAQKANAIVIADDTGLFVDKLNGEPGVYSARYSGENATYSSNNKKLLTKLEGVPLEERTAMFKTIIAIVLEDKNIKLTSGECSGKIGFEPRGEKGFGYDPLFIVDGYGKTFAELGEEIKNTISHRANALRNLKEELKKFLEDEGNENSSNK; encoded by the coding sequence ATGAGTAGAAAGACACTTATTGTTTCAAGTGATAACAGTCATAAAATAATGGAAATAAGAGATATACTGAAGGATTTACCTATTACTGTACTATCAAAAACAGAAGCAGGATATGGTGATATTGAAGTAATAGAAGATGGCGATACACTAGAGGAGAATGCTACAAAAAAAGCAGTAGAAATAGCTCAAAAAGCAAATGCAATAGTTATAGCTGATGACACAGGCCTTTTTGTGGATAAGCTTAATGGAGAGCCTGGTGTCTATTCTGCTAGATATAGTGGTGAAAATGCCACATATAGCAGTAATAATAAAAAACTATTAACAAAATTAGAAGGTGTGCCACTAGAAGAAAGAACAGCAATGTTTAAAACTATAATTGCAATAGTTTTAGAGGATAAAAATATAAAGCTGACTTCAGGAGAATGCAGTGGTAAAATAGGCTTTGAACCAAGGGGAGAAAAGGGGTTTGGCTACGACCCTTTATTTATAGTCGATGGATATGGGAAGACTTTTGCTGAGCTAGGTGAAGAAATAAAAAATACTATAAGCCACAGAGCTAATGCATTGAGAAACTTAAAAGAAGAGCTTAAAAAGTTTTTAGAGGACGAAGGAAATGAAAATAGCAGTAATAAGTGA
- the rph gene encoding ribonuclease PH: MSRIDGRNNDELRKVKITRNYIKHPQGSVLIEMGETKVICTAMIDDRVPPFLKGAGTGWITAEYSMLPGSTVTRKIRESSRGKVEGRSQEIQRLIGRALRSVVILEDIGERTIWMDCDVIQADGGTRTASITGAFVALTDALHGLYKEGSISYLPLRGFLSAVSVGIVNEEAILDLCYVEDSNAKVDMNVIMTGNGDFVEIQGTGEESPFSLKDLNELIALAQKGNKELIRLQKESLGEEISSLVGLIKPVSKGEAKDE, from the coding sequence ATGAGTAGAATAGATGGAAGAAATAATGATGAGTTAAGGAAGGTTAAGATAACTAGAAACTACATAAAGCATCCTCAAGGCTCAGTCTTGATTGAAATGGGAGAGACAAAAGTTATCTGTACTGCAATGATAGATGATAGAGTACCGCCTTTTTTAAAAGGTGCAGGTACAGGTTGGATAACAGCAGAATATTCTATGCTACCTGGTTCTACTGTTACTAGAAAAATCAGAGAATCCAGTAGGGGTAAAGTAGAAGGTAGAAGTCAAGAAATCCAAAGGCTAATAGGCAGAGCATTAAGATCTGTTGTCATATTAGAAGATATTGGAGAAAGGACAATTTGGATGGATTGTGATGTAATACAAGCTGATGGAGGTACTAGGACAGCTTCTATAACAGGTGCATTTGTTGCATTAACAGATGCATTACATGGACTATATAAGGAAGGGAGTATATCATACCTTCCATTAAGGGGATTTTTGTCAGCAGTAAGTGTTGGAATTGTCAATGAGGAGGCAATATTGGATTTATGCTATGTAGAGGATTCCAATGCAAAGGTAGATATGAATGTTATCATGACTGGTAATGGAGACTTTGTAGAGATTCAAGGTACTGGAGAAGAATCACCATTTTCTTTGAAGGATTTAAATGAATTAATAGCATTAGCGCAAAAAGGAAACAAAGAGCTAATAAGACTCCAAAAAGAGTCTCTTGGGGAAGAGATAAGCAGCCTTGTAGGCCTAATCAAACCAGTAAGTAAAGGAGAAGCAAAAGATGAGTAG
- a CDS encoding GerMN domain-containing protein — protein sequence MYIKKLFILAIVLVLALGLFGCKAIDTMKDLITNDEPEIQIIRSDDDANIMDDASLRNTVLYYQNENGYLVPVKRKVPWEEGIAKAALKNMTDTPTIREDIGSIGLKPLIPAGTEIIGMSINQDTGLCKVDFNSQIMNSQSKKDEENMIKGVVYTLTEFSNIKEVQFMVDGKIVPELKYGTKVQKPLVRADINVVEGSSDGTSKVTVYYKGIGNGEYEYYVPVTVPTSAPTTNILTSLETLFKGAPELSGLYSDIPDGIEFQGVEVYNRVAYVDIISHDFEIISDQAVFNKMTKNIGLTLKEFPEIEYVEILFDGKTIEEAGLELDAQETVPVFANEY from the coding sequence ATGTATATCAAAAAGTTGTTTATACTTGCTATAGTATTAGTCTTAGCACTTGGTCTATTTGGTTGTAAGGCAATAGACACGATGAAGGATTTAATAACTAACGATGAGCCAGAGATACAAATAATAAGAAGCGATGATGATGCAAATATTATGGATGATGCAAGCTTAAGAAATACAGTTCTTTATTATCAGAACGAAAATGGGTATCTTGTGCCTGTAAAAAGAAAAGTCCCTTGGGAAGAAGGCATAGCTAAAGCAGCACTTAAAAACATGACAGATACTCCAACTATAAGAGAGGATATTGGAAGCATAGGACTAAAGCCTTTGATTCCAGCAGGGACGGAGATAATTGGAATGTCAATTAACCAAGATACAGGTTTGTGTAAGGTTGACTTCAACAGTCAAATCATGAACAGTCAATCAAAAAAAGATGAAGAAAACATGATAAAGGGCGTTGTGTATACATTAACTGAGTTCTCAAATATTAAAGAAGTACAGTTTATGGTAGATGGAAAGATAGTACCAGAACTCAAATACGGTACAAAGGTGCAGAAACCATTAGTAAGAGCAGATATAAATGTAGTGGAAGGTTCAAGTGATGGGACTTCGAAGGTTACAGTTTATTATAAAGGAATAGGCAATGGAGAATATGAATACTATGTTCCTGTAACTGTACCTACATCTGCTCCAACTACAAATATTTTAACATCTCTTGAAACATTATTTAAAGGAGCACCTGAACTGTCTGGACTTTATTCAGACATTCCAGATGGAATAGAGTTTCAAGGTGTAGAGGTTTATAATAGAGTTGCTTATGTAGATATTATTTCACATGATTTCGAAATAATATCAGATCAAGCAGTATTCAATAAAATGACTAAAAATATCGGGTTAACCTTAAAGGAATTCCCAGAAATAGAATATGTGGAAATATTATTTGATGGGAAGACTATAGAAGAAGCAGGACTAGAACTAGATGCTCAGGAAACTGTACCAGTATTTGCCAATGAATATTAA
- a CDS encoding DUF2179 domain-containing protein: MEAVFGYLFIFGARIMDVSMSTIRMLMVVQGRRKHAAIIGFFEVIIYIVALGKVVNGLSNPGNLLAYAFGFASGNYIGSYIEEKIALGNLTAQVILNDNDDKIVHELRDNGFGVTVIEGQGKEGPKNLLTIMLKRKDLNKLNGLLANLDKEAFITVSTTKLISGGYFSKIKRK, encoded by the coding sequence ATGGAGGCTGTATTTGGATATCTTTTTATCTTTGGGGCTAGAATAATGGACGTTTCTATGTCAACTATAAGAATGCTGATGGTGGTACAGGGCAGGAGAAAGCACGCTGCAATAATAGGTTTTTTTGAAGTCATTATATATATTGTAGCTCTAGGTAAGGTTGTAAATGGGTTAAGTAACCCTGGAAACCTACTTGCATATGCTTTTGGCTTTGCTAGTGGCAATTACATAGGAAGTTATATTGAGGAAAAAATTGCTCTGGGTAATTTAACTGCTCAGGTCATATTAAATGATAACGACGATAAGATTGTTCATGAATTAAGGGACAATGGTTTTGGAGTCACTGTAATAGAAGGGCAAGGGAAGGAAGGGCCTAAAAACTTATTGACTATCATGCTAAAGAGAAAAGATCTAAATAAGCTTAACGGTCTATTAGCTAACCTAGACAAGGAAGCTTTTATTACAGTAAGTACAACAAAACTTATTAGTGGAGGGTATTTCTCAAAAATTAAAAGAAAATAG